In Moorena sp. SIOASIH, the following proteins share a genomic window:
- a CDS encoding type I polyketide synthase yields MKQINQENESLASSKRLLFALKQARTQLEELQRQKSEPIAIVGMGCRFPGGVKDPGSFWQLLKNGVDSITEIPGERWDIKDYYHPDPDVPGKMYTRYGGFLEEVDQFEPQFFGISPREATAMDPQQRLLLEVSWEALEHAGLAPDQLQGSQTGAFMGICFEDYSRFSVNSGDPTRMDAYSSLGNTRSIAAGRLAYIFGFNGPTFFLDTSCSSSLLSVHLACQSLRYRECNLALAGGVNLILTPEATIGFCKLKALSTDGRCKTFDASADGYGRGEGCGILVLKRLSNAIADGDQIFALIRGSAVNHDGKSNGLTAPNGSAQEALLQQALENSRVTPSQIQYVEAHGTGTSLGDPIEVLALGKVLGQGRAQDQPLKIGSVKTNFGHLEAAAGVAGLIKVVLGLQHQQIPPHLHLKEPNPHIPWQKLPITVPTELTPWESGEKGRLAGVSSFGMSGTNVHIILEEAPGQGKSEELSERTHHILTLSAKSEKALLQLVQSYQKFLGNNSTAAIADICFTANTGRSHFTHRLAILTSDQQDLADKLAKISAKEEASSVLSGQLSSNNKSPKIAFLFTGQGSQDINMGRQLYETQPVFRQTLDQCEQILKTYLEKSILDVIYPENTKELNSALIDQTAYTQPALFAIEYALFQLWKSWGIKPDVVMGHSVGEYVAACVAGVFSLEDGLKLIAHRGRLMQQLPSGGEMVAVMASKEKVNQLIAPYADKVAIAAINGPVSTVVSGAAEPIKTVRDSLEAEGIKTKQLQVSHAFHSPLMEPMLAEFEAIASEITYNKPTIPLISNLTGTTADDSITTASYWVNHVRQPVKFAQSMETLHQLGYDVFLEIGSKAILLGMGRQCLPEGVGVWLPSLRPAQEDWQQMLHSLAQLYVQGFKVDWLGFDRDYSRSKVVLPTYPFQRQRYWVKSTQPFLGNGSDQAQTDIVNLLNNGNTKELAERVVQSNGFTDDQLQAINRALDILTKQHQQQLQSKSNVAQDYYNALASLNSGLAQDESVQPDEERFLTFGPFPQVLPGFSWSKVFSSPKSNPEYVELIRRVQKEMRDVLFAHVDFSVCESALDFGCGYGSDLISLAKKYPHLRLHGYTISKQQAQVGAEKVQAHQLQQKVQIFNRDSATDQYPDNYDLVFGFEVAHHVFNKKALFSNIGLHLNEQGYLVLADFISNAEFAIQHHESSSFFITKDEWVEHLSSNQLQVIECIDTSYEIANFLDDANFEENLEAIYQSNRNENILAAFQSYNQLGGLLRKGLASYILLTTKKQSQLSEDELRQWNRSQLQKLVPYSLRSPQHWLYELAWKPLPSVPEFSTPESDTGQWLIFADQKGVGEELATELEQQGKTSILVYRGEACEQISVKQWRLRLREPADYLQVSQTLADGQTWEGVVHLWSLDSKEPVELTVSSLQECQQLGCGSVLHLVQALNQLAESHSSPGLWLITQGSQAVEKQSNLVQVQQSPLWGLGRVITLEYPQLNCRLLDLDLNEGVISNTQVLVKEMLRPDGENQLAYRQAQRYGARLKRFWDPTGEDTLPVKETGSYLITGGLGALGLEVAQWLVEKGAQHLVLTSRRKPNQEAQRVLDQMHHLGVNIKVVQADVARSDDVARLLVETQESMRSLRGIIHAAGVLDDGVLIEQSWERFEKVMLPKVAGSWNLHQLSKHLPLDFFVCFSSVASLLGSPGQGNYAAANAFMDGLVYHRRAMGLPGLSINWGPWSTAGMAVNLDSRYQNRMVAMGISHLTSEQGLEILGQLLEQSLPQVGVLPVEWSVFQEQFSFGNQMPLLSELLITESESTKTKEPELLERLESASECDRQNILITHIQTEVAQVLGLDSSDLLDPDRGFVDMGMDSLMALELKNRLQNNLGIPLAATLAIEYSTIQTLSKYLAEEVMGWRLPEKNDMNLPKIEKEQGNALSEVKQIAEDDVESLIAKEVEELKTLLGGSH; encoded by the coding sequence ATGAAGCAGATTAATCAAGAAAATGAGTCCCTGGCTTCCTCAAAACGGTTACTATTTGCTCTTAAACAAGCACGCACTCAATTAGAAGAACTACAACGACAAAAGAGTGAACCGATTGCTATTGTTGGTATGGGTTGTCGGTTTCCAGGGGGGGTGAAAGATCCAGGAAGCTTTTGGCAACTGTTGAAAAATGGAGTTGATAGCATTACTGAAATTCCTGGGGAGCGATGGGATATAAAAGATTACTATCACCCAGATCCAGATGTTCCCGGCAAAATGTATACTCGCTATGGAGGATTTCTGGAAGAGGTTGATCAGTTCGAGCCACAATTTTTTGGAATTTCTCCCCGAGAAGCTACTGCTATGGACCCTCAGCAACGGTTGCTGTTAGAAGTGAGTTGGGAAGCATTAGAACATGCAGGGTTAGCACCGGATCAACTTCAAGGTAGCCAAACCGGAGCATTTATGGGGATCTGCTTTGAGGATTATTCCCGCTTTAGCGTTAACTCTGGAGATCCAACCAGGATGGATGCCTACAGCAGTTTGGGCAATACTCGCAGTATTGCTGCAGGACGTTTAGCATATATTTTTGGCTTCAATGGTCCGACTTTCTTTTTAGATACAAGTTGTTCTTCCTCGCTTTTATCGGTTCACCTGGCTTGTCAGAGTTTACGTTATAGAGAGTGTAATCTAGCTTTAGCTGGTGGAGTGAACCTAATTCTCACCCCAGAAGCAACAATTGGTTTTTGTAAACTCAAAGCTTTGTCTACTGATGGTCGTTGCAAAACCTTTGATGCTTCGGCGGATGGTTACGGTAGAGGAGAAGGCTGTGGAATTCTAGTTCTCAAGCGTTTATCTAATGCAATAGCTGATGGAGACCAGATTTTTGCTTTAATTCGGGGTTCAGCAGTCAATCATGATGGTAAAAGTAATGGACTCACAGCTCCCAATGGCTCTGCTCAAGAAGCTTTACTCCAGCAAGCCTTAGAAAATTCCAGGGTAACACCAAGCCAGATTCAATACGTAGAAGCTCACGGAACTGGCACATCTCTCGGAGATCCCATTGAAGTTCTAGCACTGGGGAAGGTCTTAGGTCAAGGTCGAGCACAAGATCAGCCTTTGAAGATCGGTTCAGTGAAAACTAATTTTGGTCATCTTGAAGCTGCTGCAGGGGTGGCGGGTCTGATCAAGGTGGTCCTTGGATTGCAGCATCAGCAGATTCCTCCCCATCTCCATTTGAAAGAGCCAAACCCTCATATTCCCTGGCAGAAATTGCCGATTACAGTGCCAACGGAATTAACTCCTTGGGAATCAGGGGAAAAAGGACGTTTGGCGGGAGTAAGTTCTTTTGGCATGAGTGGGACAAACGTTCATATTATCTTAGAAGAAGCACCAGGACAAGGCAAAAGTGAAGAGTTAAGTGAGCGTACGCACCATATATTAACGTTATCTGCAAAATCTGAAAAAGCTCTGCTTCAGTTAGTACAATCTTATCAAAAATTTTTAGGGAATAATTCCACAGCAGCGATCGCCGATATTTGCTTCACTGCCAATACGGGGCGCAGCCATTTTACCCATCGTCTAGCTATTCTTACATCTGACCAACAAGACTTAGCGGATAAATTAGCAAAAATTAGTGCAAAAGAAGAAGCTAGTAGTGTATTATCTGGACAACTCTCTAGTAATAATAAATCCCCTAAAATTGCTTTCTTGTTTACCGGACAAGGTTCTCAGGATATCAACATGGGAAGACAACTCTATGAAACGCAACCCGTCTTCCGTCAAACCTTAGACCAGTGCGAGCAAATTCTCAAAACTTATTTAGAAAAATCTATTTTAGATGTTATTTATCCGGAAAATACTAAAGAATTAAATAGTGCTCTCATTGACCAAACTGCTTATACCCAACCCGCCCTATTTGCCATCGAATATGCGCTCTTTCAGTTGTGGAAATCTTGGGGCATAAAACCCGATGTGGTCATGGGTCACAGTGTGGGTGAATATGTGGCAGCCTGTGTAGCAGGAGTATTTAGTTTAGAAGATGGATTAAAACTGATTGCCCATCGAGGAAGGTTAATGCAGCAGTTACCTTCTGGAGGAGAGATGGTAGCGGTGATGGCATCAAAAGAGAAAGTCAATCAACTGATTGCCCCATATGCAGACAAAGTAGCAATAGCAGCCATCAATGGACCTGTTAGCACTGTAGTTTCTGGTGCAGCAGAACCGATTAAGACAGTTAGGGATAGCTTAGAAGCAGAAGGAATTAAGACCAAACAACTACAAGTATCCCACGCCTTCCATTCACCCTTAATGGAGCCGATGTTGGCAGAGTTTGAAGCAATAGCATCAGAAATCACCTACAATAAACCGACTATTCCACTGATTTCCAATCTTACAGGAACTACAGCTGACGATAGTATTACCACAGCCAGTTATTGGGTAAATCATGTCCGCCAACCGGTGAAGTTTGCCCAAAGTATGGAGACTTTGCACCAACTTGGTTATGACGTCTTCCTAGAAATTGGATCCAAAGCAATATTGTTAGGGATGGGAAGGCAATGTTTGCCAGAGGGTGTCGGAGTATGGTTGCCTTCTCTGCGTCCTGCTCAAGAAGACTGGCAGCAAATGCTACATAGTTTAGCTCAGTTATATGTGCAGGGATTCAAAGTTGATTGGTTAGGGTTTGACCGAGATTATTCACGTAGTAAAGTAGTGTTGCCCACTTATCCCTTTCAGCGGCAACGCTATTGGGTAAAGTCAACTCAACCATTTCTTGGAAATGGTTCTGATCAAGCTCAGACGGATATCGTGAATCTGCTCAATAATGGGAATACTAAAGAGCTGGCAGAGCGGGTTGTTCAATCGAATGGTTTCACGGATGACCAATTGCAAGCTATCAACCGAGCGCTGGATATTCTGACTAAACAACATCAGCAACAGCTGCAAAGTAAAAGTAATGTAGCTCAAGACTACTACAATGCACTGGCTTCCTTGAATTCAGGCTTGGCTCAAGATGAATCAGTCCAACCCGATGAAGAGAGATTTTTGACTTTTGGTCCTTTCCCCCAAGTCTTACCCGGCTTTTCCTGGAGCAAAGTTTTTTCCAGCCCTAAATCAAATCCTGAGTATGTAGAACTGATCCGCCGTGTTCAGAAAGAGATGAGGGATGTACTCTTTGCCCATGTAGACTTTTCAGTCTGTGAGAGTGCGCTGGATTTTGGCTGTGGCTATGGTTCAGATCTAATATCTTTGGCAAAAAAGTATCCCCATTTGAGACTACATGGCTATACCATCTCCAAGCAGCAAGCCCAGGTGGGAGCTGAGAAGGTACAAGCTCATCAGTTGCAACAGAAAGTTCAGATCTTCAACCGAGACAGTGCCACTGATCAGTATCCCGATAACTATGATTTAGTCTTTGGTTTTGAAGTAGCCCACCATGTCTTCAATAAAAAAGCCTTATTTAGTAATATTGGTCTCCATCTGAATGAGCAAGGTTATCTAGTATTGGCAGATTTTATTTCTAATGCAGAGTTTGCCATCCAACACCATGAGAGCTCATCATTCTTCATCACCAAAGACGAATGGGTAGAACACCTATCGTCAAATCAACTACAGGTGATCGAATGTATTGATACTAGTTATGAGATAGCAAATTTTCTCGATGACGCCAACTTTGAGGAGAATCTGGAGGCCATTTATCAAAGCAATCGAAATGAGAATATACTAGCAGCGTTTCAATCCTATAACCAGCTAGGGGGTCTACTGCGAAAGGGATTAGCGAGCTATATCCTCCTGACAACTAAGAAGCAAAGCCAGTTGTCAGAAGACGAGTTAAGGCAGTGGAACCGTAGTCAGTTGCAAAAGTTGGTGCCCTATTCCCTGCGTTCACCCCAACACTGGCTGTATGAACTAGCCTGGAAGCCTCTACCTTCTGTGCCAGAATTCTCTACCCCTGAATCAGACACAGGTCAGTGGCTAATTTTTGCTGACCAGAAGGGAGTAGGTGAGGAGTTAGCTACTGAGCTAGAGCAACAGGGGAAGACCAGCATTCTCGTCTATCGGGGGGAAGCTTGTGAACAGATAAGTGTGAAGCAGTGGCGGCTCCGGTTGAGAGAGCCAGCTGATTACCTGCAGGTGTCTCAGACATTGGCGGATGGCCAAACCTGGGAAGGAGTAGTGCATCTATGGAGTCTGGATAGTAAGGAGCCAGTTGAGCTGACAGTGTCCAGCCTACAAGAATGCCAACAGCTAGGATGTGGCAGTGTATTGCATTTAGTACAAGCTCTGAATCAACTTGCAGAAAGTCACTCTAGTCCTGGTCTTTGGCTGATTACACAAGGCTCTCAGGCTGTGGAGAAGCAAAGCAACCTTGTGCAGGTGCAACAATCACCGCTCTGGGGACTGGGTCGAGTAATTACTCTGGAGTATCCTCAGCTGAATTGCCGATTGCTTGACCTGGATCTTAATGAGGGGGTGATCAGTAATACTCAGGTCTTGGTCAAGGAAATGCTAAGGCCGGATGGCGAGAACCAACTTGCTTACCGCCAAGCTCAACGCTACGGAGCCAGGCTGAAGCGGTTTTGGGATCCAACAGGTGAGGATACTCTACCTGTGAAAGAGACAGGAAGCTACCTGATTACTGGTGGACTGGGGGCACTGGGACTAGAAGTGGCTCAATGGTTGGTAGAGAAAGGAGCTCAACATTTGGTACTCACTTCACGACGAAAGCCTAATCAGGAAGCCCAAAGAGTGTTAGACCAGATGCACCACTTGGGGGTAAATATCAAGGTAGTCCAAGCAGATGTTGCTCGGAGTGACGATGTGGCAAGACTCCTAGTAGAGACTCAGGAATCCATGCGGTCACTCAGGGGAATCATTCATGCAGCAGGGGTACTGGATGATGGAGTGCTCATCGAGCAAAGTTGGGAGCGATTTGAGAAAGTTATGCTTCCCAAGGTAGCAGGCAGTTGGAATCTACACCAGCTTTCAAAGCACTTACCCCTGGATTTCTTTGTGTGCTTTTCATCCGTTGCATCACTGCTGGGTTCACCAGGTCAAGGAAACTATGCTGCTGCCAATGCTTTCATGGATGGTCTAGTTTATCATCGTCGTGCCATGGGTTTACCAGGTTTGAGTATCAACTGGGGACCGTGGAGTACAGCAGGGATGGCAGTCAACTTGGATAGTCGTTATCAAAATCGAATGGTGGCTATGGGAATCAGTCATCTGACTTCAGAACAGGGATTGGAGATTCTAGGACAACTGCTAGAACAATCTTTACCACAGGTAGGAGTTTTACCAGTGGAATGGTCAGTGTTCCAGGAGCAATTTAGTTTTGGTAATCAAATGCCATTGCTTTCGGAATTATTGATAACAGAAAGCGAATCCACAAAGACAAAGGAGCCTGAGCTTTTAGAAAGATTAGAATCTGCTTCTGAGTGCGATCGCCAAAACATTTTAATAACTCACATTCAAACTGAAGTTGCTCAGGTATTAGGGCTCGATTCATCTGACTTACTAGATCCAGATAGGGGTTTTGTTGACATGGGTATGGACTCACTGATGGCACTGGAACTAAAAAACCGACTCCAAAACAATCTTGGAATTCCCCTTGCCGCAACATTAGCAATTGAGTATTCAACCATTCAAACACTATCCAAGTATTTAGCTGAGGAAGTAATGGGATGGAGGTTACCTGAGAAGAATGATATGAACTTACCCAAAATTGAAAAAGAACAAGGGAATGCTTTGTCAGAAGTAAAACAAATTGCTGAAGACGATGTCGAATCCTTAATTGCCAAGGAAGTTGAAGAACTAAAAACGCTATTAGGAGGTAGTCACTAA